Genomic segment of Umezawaea sp. Da 62-37:
CACGTCGCCGTCGGAGTGGCCGTCGCAGCCGTCGACGCCCTCCCACAGCAGGCCCGCCACCCAGCAGTCGCGGCCCGCCGCGATCGGGTGGACGTCCGTGCCGATGCCGACCCTCAAGCTGATCCTCCTGCGAGCAGTGCCTCGGCTACCGCGAGGTCGAACGGAGTCGTGATCTTCATCGCGTTCGCGTGCCCTGCGACAGTCGTCACAGGAAGACCGAGGAGTTCCACGAGACCCGCGTCGTCGGTCGCCTGCACACCGGACGCGTGAGCGCGCAGCAGCACGTCCGCGGCGAAGCCCTGCGGGGTCTGCACGACCCGCAGCGCGGCGCGGTCCGGCGTCGCGACGACCCTGCCGTCGGCGTCGACCTGCTTCACGGTGTCCGCCATCGGCAACACCGGGATGACGGCGGGCCGACCCGACTCGACGGCCTCGACCACGCGGCGGATGACCTCGGCGGGCGTGAAGGCGCGCGCGGCGTCGTGCACGAGCACGATGCGCGTGTCGGGGATCTCGCGGAGTGCGTACTCCAACGCGAGACGAACGGAGTCGGTGCGCTCGGCACCGCCCGCAAGCACGTGCACCGCCCCGCCGGCCGAAGCCAGCGAGGCGGTCACGGTGCACATTGTGTCCACATCGGACGGTGGGGCAGCGACTACGACGTGTTGCACGCATCCCGCGTCGAGCAGGCCGCGCACGGCACGAACCAGAAGCGGAACCCCGTTGACCGGTACGAGCGCCTTGGCCATGCCGTAGCCGAGACGCTCACCCCGACCCGCCGCGGGCACCAGCGCGACAACGCTCATGTCCGTGGTCCGAGTGGAGGCCGTGCGGTCAGGACGCGGTAGCGAGGACTTCGTCGAGGAGCACTTCTGCTTTGTCCTCGTCGGTGCCCTCGGCCAGCGCCAGTTCGCTAACCAGTATCTGCCGAGCCTTCGCCAGCATCCGCTTCTCGCCCGCGGACAGCCCGCGGTCCTTCTCGCGCCGCCAGAGATCGCGCACCACTTCGGCTACCTTGTTCACGTCGCCAGACGCGAGCTTCTCAAGATTGGCCTTGTACCGCCGCGACCAGTTGGTCGGCTCCTCGGTGTGGGGAGCACGCAAGACCTCGAAGACTTTGTCGAGACCCTCTTGGCCGACAACGTCGCGCACGCCTACGATCTCGGCGTTGTCAGCGGGCACGCGGACCGTGAGATCGCCTTGTGCGACCTTCAGGACGAGGTACTTCTTCTCCTCGCCCTTGATCAGCCGGGTCTCGATTGCTTCGATGAGAGCGGCACCGTGGTGCGGGTAGACGACGGTCTCTCCGACCTTGAAAACCATGTGTCCTCTGCCCCTTTCGCTACCCCCATCCTAACACGTCGAGCAATCCCCACACCGGTCTCCGGAGTTGGGTAATGGCTGGTCAGGGCCATGCGGGGGGTTGACAAACCGGGTGTCCACGTGCAACACCTATGGTCGGACGCGCTCCGTTCGCATCCCAGATGAGGCCGAACGCGCCCTCCGGGGCACCGCGTTCCGCCCCCTCCGGGCTCGCCGGTTAGGCTCCTGCACTGGTGGTCGGCCCTGTTCCGGGCGGGCCCTATCGCCGGTACACCAGGAAGGATCCTGCAACCGTGGGTCGCGCAGAGCAGAAGTCCCGCCTCGCCGTCGTGGTCGCGCTCGCTACGGGCCTCGGGCTCGCCGCGGCCGGGTGCAGCGCCGGTCAGATCACGCAGACCGACACCCAGGTCGCCGCGGTCAACGGCTCCTCGGGCCAGGTCGGTTCCATCGCGGTGCGCGACGCGCAGTTCGCCTTCCCGACCTCCGGCAAGTGGTACGAGTCGGGTGACGACGCCGGGGTCGTGGTGGTGGTCGTGAACAACGGCACCACCGCCGACAAGCTCCTCTCGGTCACCAGCGAGATCGCCACCGCGCCCGCCGAGCTGAGCGGCGACGTGGACCTGGAGCCCCAGACCTCGATCGCCTCGCTGTTCGCCGACCTCGACCGGTCGAGCACGTCCGCGAGCCCGTCGGTCACGAAGACCTCGACGCCGTCCGGCAGCTCGTCGGTCGCGCCGTCCGGCTCCTCCTCCTCGGCCGCCGCGTCGTCCGCCGCCTCGTCGTCCACGGTGGAGTCCTCGGGGTCCTCGTCGTCGAGCAGCGCCGCGGTGACCGGCACCAGCACGGCGGGTTCCAGCGCGGCCTCGTCGGCCGCCGGCGCGTCGTCGTCGGCCCCGTCGTCGTCGAGCGCGGCCGCCGAGCCGGGCAAGGTGACGATCACGCTGAAGAAGCTGGCCAAGGAACTCCGCCCCGGTAACACGGTCAAGGTCACGTTCCTGTTCGAGAAGGCGGGCCCGCTCACGCTGGAGCTGCCGATCGGCGCCGACCCCGAGCCGCGCGCCGAGGGCAAGTCCGAGCACTGACGCGAGGTTTTCCGAGAAGGGCCCCGCCGATCCGGCGGGGCCCTTCCGCGTTCGGGACTGTCGGTGGGGTCAACTAGCGTTGCGGTGTGCCAAACAAGGTTCGCGCGCCCCGTCCCCAGTACCGCTGCGCGGAGTGCGGGACCGAGTTCGCCAAGTGGGTCGGCCGGTGCTCGGAGTGCCAGGCCTGGGGCAGTGTCGAGGAGCGCGGCGCGGCGACCCCGCTGGCGCGGATCGTGGCCGGTGCGCCGACGTCGCGGGCGCGGCCGATCGGCGAGGTCGACATCGAGTCGGCGCGGGCGACGAAGACGGGTGTGGACGAGCTGGACCGGGTGCTCGGCGGCGGGCTGGTGCCGGGTGCGGTGGTGCTGCTGGCGGGCGAGCCGGGTGTCGGCAAGTCGACGCTGCTGCTGGAGGTCGCCTACCAGTGGTCGTCCACGGTGGGCCGCAGCCTCTACCTGACCGGTGAGGAGTCCGCGGGGCAGGTGCGGTTGCGGGCCGAGCGCACCGGGAACCTGCACGGCGAGATGTACCTGGCGGCCGAAAGCGACCTTTCGGCCGTGCTGGGGCAGGTGGACGAGGTGAAGCCCAGCCTGCTGATCATCGACTCGGTGCAGACCATGTCCTCGATGAACGTCGACGGCGTGTCGGGCGGTGTGAGCCAGGTGCGGGCGGTGGCCGCGGGGCTGATCGCGCTGGCCAAGGAGCGCAACCTGCCGGTCGTGCTGGTCGGCCACGTGACGAAAGACGGCTCCATCGCCGGTCCGCGGGTGCTGGAGCACCTGGTGGACGTGGTGCTCCAGTTCGAGGGCGACCGGCACTCCACGCTGCGGCTGCTGCGCGGCATCAAGAACCGCTACGGCGCGGCCGACGAGGTCGGCTGCTTCGAGCTGCGCGACGACGGCATCGTCGGCGTCCCCGACCCGTCGGGCCTGTTCCTGAGCAGGCGCGACCAGGCCGTCGAGGGCACGGCGGTCACGGTGATCGTCGAGGGCAAGCGCCCCATGCTCGGCGAGGTCCAGGCGCTCGTCACCAAGACGAACCTGCCCGCGCCCCGCCGCGCGGTGAGCGGCCTGGACTCCGCCCGGATCGCCATGGCGCTGGCCGTGCTGGAGAAGCGCGGCAAGGTCAACCTGTTCCAGAAGGACGTGTTCACCGCCACCGTCGGCGGCATGAAGCTCACCGAACCCGCCGCCGACCTCGCCGTCGTGCTCGCGGTGGCTTCCGCCGAACGCGAGATCGCCCTGCCCGCGGACCTCGTGGTGCTCGGCGAAGTCGGCCTGGCGGGCGAGATCCGCCGCGTCAACGGCGTCGGCAAGCGGCTCGCGGAGGCACTGCGCCTCGGCTTCACCAAGGCCCTCGTGCCACCGGACGCCGGGCCGCTGCCGGAGGGCGTGCGGGTGCTGGTGGCGCACGACCTGCTGACGGCGCTGGACGTGCTGGGGCTGAACAAGGGGAAGTGACTCCCGCTTTCGTTTTGCGGTGGCGTGGTGGCGACGGTGAGCGGGCGCACGGTGATGCCCCCGGCTCACTCCAGGCCCGAGGACGTACGACCACACGGGATCGAAGCCGTGCACCAGGACGAGTTCCTGCTCGATCAACTGGACCTGTCGCCCGCGACCGTGCTCGCCTGCTTGGACAGGCAGGTCTCGCGCTACCGCCGCGAACCCACCTGCCGTGGACGACCCCTACCGGCTCCGGGTCGCGTCCGCGCGGCCCTTGGGGGAGGTGTTCCGCCCGGTCGAGCGGCCGGTGGCCGAGCGCGACGAACGGCGGACGTGGATGACACCGAACTGGTGGCGGCTGTCGTCGTTCATGGCGGGTCCTCGCTGACGTCCGGCGCGACTGGGCACCCCCAACACGGCGTGGGACGCGAAAAGGTTCACCGACCACCCCGGAACACGCCTGAGGCCCCCGCGGTGGCGCTGCGGGGGCCTCAGGTGCGAGCGGTTGCTACGTGGTCGCCGACAGCAGCTGGGCGCAGCGGATCAGACCCAGGTGGCTGTACGCCTGCGGGTGGTTGCCCAGCGAGCGTTCGGCGATCGGGTCGTACTCCTCGGGCAGCAGGCCGGTCGGGCCCGCGGCGTCGACCATCTGCGCGAACAGCTCCTCGGCCTCGGTGCGCCTGCCGGTGAGCAGGTAGGCCTCGATCATCCAGGCCGCGCAGAGGTGGAAGCCGCCCTCGTCGCCGGGCAGGCCGTCGTCGCGCCGGTACCGGTACACGGTCGAGCCGCTGCGCAGCTCGGCCTCGATCGCGGTGACGGTGGACTGGAACCGCTCGTCGGCCGGGTCGATCAGCCCGGACAAGCCGACGTGCAGCGAGGCCGCGTCGAGGTCGTAGTCGTCGTAGGCCGTGGTGAAGGACTGGGCTTCGTCCTTCCAGCCGTTCTTCAGCACGTCGGTGGAGATCGTGTCGCGCAGGATCGGCCACGACGGGTCGATGGCGCGGCCGTAGGCCTCACCCAGCTTCACCGCGCGGTCGATGGTGACCCAGCACATGACCTTGGAGTACACGTGGTGGCGCGGCGCGTGCCGCTCCTCCCAGATGCCGTGGTCGGGCTCGTGCCAGCGCCGCGCGACGGCCTCGGCCATGGCCTGCACCATCAGCCAGTCCTGGTCGGTCACCGCGCCGCGAGCTTCGGCCAGCTTCACGACGAGGTCGACCACGGGGCCGAAGACGTCGAGCTGGACCTGCTGGTTCGCGAGGTTGCCCACGCGGACCGGACGGGAACCCGCGTAGCCGGGCAGCGTGTCGATCACGGCCTCGGCGCCGAGCATGGTGCCCTGCAACGTGTACAGCGGGTGCAGCCGCTCCGGGCCGGGCAGCGTGGCCAGCACGCCGTGCACCCAACCGAGGAACGCCTCGGCCTCCGAGGTGGAGCCCACCGACACCAGCGCCTGCGCGGTCAGCGCCGCGTCGCGCAGCCAGCAGTAGCGGTAGTCCCAGTTGCGGATGCCGCCCAGTTCCTCGGGCAGCGACGTGGTCGCCGCGGCCATGATCGCGCCGGTCTCGGCGTGCACCAGGCCCTTGAGCGTCAACGCCGACCGCATGACGAGGTCGGTCTCCAGCGGCGGCAGGTCCAGCGTCTTCGCCCAGTCCGACCAGTACGCGCCCGCCCGCTCGCGGCGGTCGGACTCGCTGATCGTGGCGTCGGACAGGTCGTCCGTGCCGCAGCGCAGCTCCAGCAGGATCGGCGCCCCCTCGCGCGGCCGGACGACCGCGCGGGCGGTCTCCTGGAGGCCGTCGGAGGTGATCTCCCAGTCGACGCCGGGGGAGCGCAGCACCATCGGGTCGGACGTGCCGACCACGCGCAGGCCCTCGCGCTCGCGCAGCAGCCGCACGGGCACCTGGCCGAACTCCGGTCGCGGCGCGAACGTGATCACCGCGTTGGTGGAGCCGCTGATCCGCCGGATCACGTCCGTGCGGTGCGAGGCGCTGTAGTGGTCCAGGTAGTCCGACACGAGCAGTCGGGACCACCGGGTCTCCACGATCATGGTGCCGGGCAGGTAGCGCTGCCCCAGCGGCAGCGAGCCGTGCTCGGGCTTGATCGAGAAGTGGCCCGCCTCCGGGCCGCCGAGCAGGTCCGCGAACACCGCGGCCGAGTCCGGCTCCGGGTGGCACAGCCAGTTGATCCGCGCGTCCGGGGTGACCAGGGCGACGGACCGCTCGTTGGCCAGCATGGTCAGCCGCTCGATCGGCACCGCCTGGTCGCCGTGCAGCCAGTTCCGGCGCTCCTCCAGGAGGAACGCCAGCACCGTCGCGACGTCGGTGGTGTCCTGGATCGTGTACTCGGCCAGGGACTCGCCCTCGCCGACCTTGATGCCGACGTCCGGCCCGGACAGCCGGGCGAACGCCTTCTCGTCGGTCACGTCGTCGCCGACGAAGACCGCGGCGGTCGCGCTGACCCGGTGCCGCAGCACGTCGAGCGCGTGGCCCTTGTCGGTCTGCACGACGGCGAGCTCGACGACGGCCTTGCCCTCGGTGACGTGGACGCCTTCCCAGGTGCACGGGCCGGAGCGGACCGCGTCGAGCACGGCCTGCCCGACGCTCGCCTCGGCGCGGCGGACGTGCACCGCGATGCTGGCGGGCTTGACCTCGAGCCCGACGCCCTCGCTGCCGTCGACCAGCTGCTCCAGCTCGGCCTCGAGCCTGCGGTGCAGCGCCTTGGCGTCGGCGTCGAGCGCGTGCACGAAGCCGACGTCGAACTCGGAGCCGTGCGAACCGACCAGGTGCACCTCGGAGGGGAGCCGCGACAGTGTCGCGAGGTCCCGCAGGGCGCGGCCGGAGATGACTGTGGTGGTGGTCTCGTGGAGTCCGGCCAGCGAACGCAACGCGCCCACCGACTCGGTCATCGGTCGGGCCTGTTCGGGGTCGGCGACGATCGGTGCAAGTGTCCCGTCGTAGTCGCACGCCACCAGCAGGCGTGGGGTACGAGCCAGCTGCACGATCGCTCGGCGCAGGTCCGCGGGGAGGGCCTCGGCGGTCAACGCCCCTCCTCTTTTTTAGATGGGACAGGTCAGGTGATCTGAAATGATTCAGACCGAGGTCTGCGTGCCTAGCGCTTCAAGGAACGACCGCGCCCAGCGGTCGACGTCGTGCGTGAGGACTTGGCGTCGCAGGGCGCGCATCCTACGGCGGCCCTCGGCGGGGTCGATGGTGAGGGCGGACTCCAAAGCGTTCTTGACGCCGTCCAGGTCGTGGGGGTTCACCAGGTACGCGCTGGTCAGCTCGGAAGCCGCCCCGGCGAACTCGCTGAGCACCAGCGCGCCGCCGAGGTCGTACCTGGTGGCCACGTACTCCTTGCACACGAGGTTCATGCCGTCGCGGACCGGCGTCACCACCATGACGTCCGCCGCGCTCATGAACGCGGCCAGCTCCTCGCGGTTCACCGACTGGTGCAGGTAGTGCACGACCGGCCGCCCGACCCGCGCGAACTCGCCGTTGATCCGGCCGACGATCTGCTCGATGTCGCCGCGCATCGTCTTGTAGTGCTCGACCCGCTCCCGGCTCGGCGTGGCCAACTGCACCATCGCCACGTCCTCGGGATCGATCCGGCCGTCCTCCAGCAGCTCGTGCAGCGCCTTCAGCCGGACGTCGATGCCCTTGGTGTAGTCGAGCCGGTCGACGCCGAGCAGGATCTTCTTCGGGTTCCCGAGGTCTTCGCGGAGCTGCTTGGCGCGCGCCTGCACGTCCTTGCGGCGCGCCAGCGCGTCCAGGCCCGCCGAGTCGATCGAGATCGGGAACGCGCCCACGCGCACCGTGCGGTCGCCGACCTGCACGACACCGGGCTTGGTGCGCACGCCGACCGCGCCGCGGCTGGGCTCGAGGCCGACCAGGCGGCGGGCCAGCCAGAGGAAGTTCTGCGCGCCGCCGGGGCGGTGGAAGCCCACCAGGTCCGCGCCCAGCAGGCCGCGGATGATCTCCGTGCGCCACGGGAGCTGCATGAACAGCTCGACGGGCGGGAACGGGATGTGCAGGAAGAAGCCGATCTTCAGGTCGGGCCGCTGCTCGCGCAGCATCGCCGGGACCAGTTGCAGCTGGTAGTCCTGCACCCACACCGTCGCGCCCTGCGCGGCCACCTTCGCGGTCGCGTCGGCGAAGCGCTGGTTGACCCGCGTGTAGGCGTTCCACCAGTGCCGGTGGAACGCGGGTGGCGCGACCACGTCGTGGTAGAGCGGCCAGAGGGTGCCGTTGGAGAAGCCCTCGTAGTAGTCCTGGACCTCGTCGGCGCTCAGGCGCACCGGGTGCAACTGGAGGCCGCCCTCCTCGAACGCGTCCACCTCCGCGTCGGCGACACCGGGCCAGCCGATCCACGCGCCGCTGTGCGTCCGCAGGAACGGTTCGAGCGCGCTGACCAGGCCACCGGGGCTGTGCTTCCAGCGTTCGGTACCGTCGGGCAACCGTTCCAGGTCTACCGGCAGGCGGTTCGCGACGACCAGGAAGTCCGCACCGTTCTCGCCAATGCTGCTCACCGGAAAAGCGCCTCCTGTATTCGATTCGCCCAGCTTGAGGGTAGAGGGCGGGTACCTCGGGGAATGCCCCCGCGTAGCACCCGTCACACCGGGTTCACCCGAGTCGACGCAGTGCGGGGCGTCACGAACCGCCGTTCGAGGCGGCCGAGACCGCTGCGGACGGGGCGGGCGAGGTGCTCGCCCAGCACCACGCCGCCCGCCAGCGCGAGCGCGATGCCGGTCGCCAGCACGAGCGTCGACAGGCCAGCGGAGTCGCCTTCGGCGGTGAGCTGGTAGAGCCCGCGGTAGATCGTCCAGCCGGGCAGCAGCGGCCCTATGCCCGCCACGGACACGACCAGCGTGGGGATGCGCAGCCGCCGGGACAGGACCGCGCCGCCGAAGCCCACCAGCGCGGCCGCGACCCCGGAGCTGGTGATCGCGTTCGTCCCGGTGACCGCCAGCAGCCCGTACGACGTCGTGCCGACCGCGCCCGCGACCGCCGCGACCAGCAGCGCCCTCGGCTGCGCGTAGCTCGCCATGGCGAAGCAGAACGAGGTCGCGGCGCCCGCGGCGAACTGCACCGGGACGTCGGTGATCAGCGCGGGCAGCGGCTCCGCGATCGAGGTCTGGATCCCGAACTGCACACCCGCCCGCAGCGCCAGCGCGATGCCGGAGATCAGTCCCGCCGTGAGCAGCGCGATCTCCACCGTCCTGCCCGCCGCGGTGACGTTGTAGCCGCTGATCGCGTCCTGCACGGTGCTCACCAGCGACAGCCCGGACAGCAGCACCACGATCCCGACCGCGACCAGCATCGACGGCCGCACGCTCGGCAGCAGGTCCGTGGCGTACATGACCAGCGCGGCCCCCGTGGCCAGCGCCCCGCCGACCACCTGCTGGAAGAAGAACGGCAGGTTCCGCCGGTTCAGCACCCGGCCGACCCGGTCCAGCACGGCGGTCACGAACGCCGCCGTCAACGCCAGCAGCGGCCCGCCGCCGACCAGGACCGCCACCCCCGCCGCCATGCCCGCCCACGCCGCCGTGGCGACCCAGCGCGGGTACGGGTGCGGCGCCGTGGTGATCCGGTCCAGCTCCGCGTGGGCGTCGCGCGGCGTGATCGCGCCGGACTTCATCCGGCCGATCAGCAGCTCCAGTTCGGCCAGCCGCGTGAAGTCCAGGCTGCGCGACCGCACCACCCGCAACGTGGTGATCGGCGCGGCCTCGGTGCCGCGGTGGCAGCACACCGTGATCGCGGTGAACGTCACGTCCACCTCGGTGTGGGGAAGGCCATACGCGGCCGTCACGTCGATGATCGTGGCCGTCACGTCCGCCGCCCCGACCCCGCTCGCCAGCTCCGCCTCGCCCACCCGCAGCGCCAGGTCCAGCACCAGGTTGACGGTCGACTCGTCCAGCGGCACCGGACCGAACACCGCGGCCTGCGGTTTCGGCTGGTCAACGCTGGTCCGCGTGCTCCGACGCAGCCAACTGGGACGTGCGCGACCCAGGCTCACCCCGAGCCACCTCCTCCGGTTCGTACTCCGACTCAACAGGTCGCCACGCCGACCGTCGCACACTTCCGCTTGTGTTGTCCGCCACCCCTGAACGGGTTACCCAGGCAGGGGGAACCGGTCACGCAGAGTTGATCATGTACTGGTCCTGGTCAAGGGCTCTGTGCAGCGGTTTCACGCTCGTCGGCCACTGCTCCGGATGGGACGAGGGGTCCATTCGGACGAGCCGAGTCGCACTTGGCTCACACCGTTCGCCGCAGGTGGCACCCACTGCTGGCGCTTAGGATGTCCCAGGTCTTCTGGCCAAGCCGGTGTAGCTCAATTGGCAGAGCACTCGCCTTGTAAGCGAAAGGTTAGGGGTTCAAGTCCCCTCACCGGCTCCACCCCTGACCAGCGGGTTCGCTGGCCAGGGGACGGATCGGTGATCCGGAGGGGTCCCAGCTCGCCGTTGGGCGGGGTGGACACCCGCCCGCGCCCCCGCAGCCGGATCGCCTCCTGGCCGAGAACGACCGATGGCCGGCCACCGAGGTGACCGGCCATCCACCACGAACCTCGTCACCACTTGTCGGAGGTGACGATCGCCTTCAGCTGGTCGAGGGTCAGCGGGGCCTGCGGCGCGTAGAGATCACTGCCCGGCGAGCCGATCTCAGCGCCCGAGGGATCCCCCTGGTTGCCGATCTGCATCAAGACCATCGTCCCGTCGGGCCGCTTGAGGCACGCCAGGTGCGACACCGCGCCGGGAGCCCGATGCCCGGTCCCGATCGCCAGCCGGGAGCCGTCGGGCAGCGTGCTGACGTCGCAGTCGATGCGGCTGTAGCCGCACCACGAGTCGGGCTCGGAACCGTTGGGACCCATCACCAGGCTGAAGCTCCCGGTGACGCCCGCGGAGGTCAGGGTCCCGCCGACCATCGCGTGGGTGGAGGCGTCCGGAACCTCCGGCGACAGCGGCGACAGCGTCACGATCGACCCTGGCTCCGGCGGCGGCTCCGAGGGCCTGTTCGAGGGCGCGGGAGTGTTCGACATGATGTGTTCCTGGGTCACCTCGAACGTCGCGGTGTCGCCGAGCACCACCCTGAACCGGGCGATCAGCTCATCCGGCGAGTGGGGGACCGGGCCGCGCGGCGTCGGCGGTGCGGCCGTCGACGAGGCGCTCGGCCAGCCTGC
This window contains:
- the radA gene encoding DNA repair protein RadA, translating into MPNKVRAPRPQYRCAECGTEFAKWVGRCSECQAWGSVEERGAATPLARIVAGAPTSRARPIGEVDIESARATKTGVDELDRVLGGGLVPGAVVLLAGEPGVGKSTLLLEVAYQWSSTVGRSLYLTGEESAGQVRLRAERTGNLHGEMYLAAESDLSAVLGQVDEVKPSLLIIDSVQTMSSMNVDGVSGGVSQVRAVAAGLIALAKERNLPVVLVGHVTKDGSIAGPRVLEHLVDVVLQFEGDRHSTLRLLRGIKNRYGAADEVGCFELRDDGIVGVPDPSGLFLSRRDQAVEGTAVTVIVEGKRPMLGEVQALVTKTNLPAPRRAVSGLDSARIAMALAVLEKRGKVNLFQKDVFTATVGGMKLTEPAADLAVVLAVASAEREIALPADLVVLGEVGLAGEIRRVNGVGKRLAEALRLGFTKALVPPDAGPLPEGVRVLVAHDLLTALDVLGLNKGK
- the otsB gene encoding trehalose-phosphatase, which translates into the protein MTAEALPADLRRAIVQLARTPRLLVACDYDGTLAPIVADPEQARPMTESVGALRSLAGLHETTTTVISGRALRDLATLSRLPSEVHLVGSHGSEFDVGFVHALDADAKALHRRLEAELEQLVDGSEGVGLEVKPASIAVHVRRAEASVGQAVLDAVRSGPCTWEGVHVTEGKAVVELAVVQTDKGHALDVLRHRVSATAAVFVGDDVTDEKAFARLSGPDVGIKVGEGESLAEYTIQDTTDVATVLAFLLEERRNWLHGDQAVPIERLTMLANERSVALVTPDARINWLCHPEPDSAAVFADLLGGPEAGHFSIKPEHGSLPLGQRYLPGTMIVETRWSRLLVSDYLDHYSASHRTDVIRRISGSTNAVITFAPRPEFGQVPVRLLREREGLRVVGTSDPMVLRSPGVDWEITSDGLQETARAVVRPREGAPILLELRCGTDDLSDATISESDRRERAGAYWSDWAKTLDLPPLETDLVMRSALTLKGLVHAETGAIMAAATTSLPEELGGIRNWDYRYCWLRDAALTAQALVSVGSTSEAEAFLGWVHGVLATLPGPERLHPLYTLQGTMLGAEAVIDTLPGYAGSRPVRVGNLANQQVQLDVFGPVVDLVVKLAEARGAVTDQDWLMVQAMAEAVARRWHEPDHGIWEERHAPRHHVYSKVMCWVTIDRAVKLGEAYGRAIDPSWPILRDTISTDVLKNGWKDEAQSFTTAYDDYDLDAASLHVGLSGLIDPADERFQSTVTAIEAELRSGSTVYRYRRDDGLPGDEGGFHLCAAWMIEAYLLTGRRTEAEELFAQMVDAAGPTGLLPEEYDPIAERSLGNHPQAYSHLGLIRCAQLLSATT
- a CDS encoding threonine/serine exporter family protein, with the protein product MSLGRARPSWLRRSTRTSVDQPKPQAAVFGPVPLDESTVNLVLDLALRVGEAELASGVGAADVTATIIDVTAAYGLPHTEVDVTFTAITVCCHRGTEAAPITTLRVVRSRSLDFTRLAELELLIGRMKSGAITPRDAHAELDRITTAPHPYPRWVATAAWAGMAAGVAVLVGGGPLLALTAAFVTAVLDRVGRVLNRRNLPFFFQQVVGGALATGAALVMYATDLLPSVRPSMLVAVGIVVLLSGLSLVSTVQDAISGYNVTAAGRTVEIALLTAGLISGIALALRAGVQFGIQTSIAEPLPALITDVPVQFAAGAATSFCFAMASYAQPRALLVAAVAGAVGTTSYGLLAVTGTNAITSSGVAAALVGFGGAVLSRRLRIPTLVVSVAGIGPLLPGWTIYRGLYQLTAEGDSAGLSTLVLATGIALALAGGVVLGEHLARPVRSGLGRLERRFVTPRTASTRVNPV
- a CDS encoding trehalose-6-phosphate synthase gives rise to the protein MSSIGENGADFLVVANRLPVDLERLPDGTERWKHSPGGLVSALEPFLRTHSGAWIGWPGVADAEVDAFEEGGLQLHPVRLSADEVQDYYEGFSNGTLWPLYHDVVAPPAFHRHWWNAYTRVNQRFADATAKVAAQGATVWVQDYQLQLVPAMLREQRPDLKIGFFLHIPFPPVELFMQLPWRTEIIRGLLGADLVGFHRPGGAQNFLWLARRLVGLEPSRGAVGVRTKPGVVQVGDRTVRVGAFPISIDSAGLDALARRKDVQARAKQLREDLGNPKKILLGVDRLDYTKGIDVRLKALHELLEDGRIDPEDVAMVQLATPSRERVEHYKTMRGDIEQIVGRINGEFARVGRPVVHYLHQSVNREELAAFMSAADVMVVTPVRDGMNLVCKEYVATRYDLGGALVLSEFAGAASELTSAYLVNPHDLDGVKNALESALTIDPAEGRRRMRALRRQVLTHDVDRWARSFLEALGTQTSV
- the ispD gene encoding 2-C-methyl-D-erythritol 4-phosphate cytidylyltransferase, which gives rise to MSVVALVPAAGRGERLGYGMAKALVPVNGVPLLVRAVRGLLDAGCVQHVVVAAPPSDVDTMCTVTASLASAGGAVHVLAGGAERTDSVRLALEYALREIPDTRIVLVHDAARAFTPAEVIRRVVEAVESGRPAVIPVLPMADTVKQVDADGRVVATPDRAALRVVQTPQGFAADVLLRAHASGVQATDDAGLVELLGLPVTTVAGHANAMKITTPFDLAVAEALLAGGSA
- a CDS encoding CarD family transcriptional regulator; amino-acid sequence: MVFKVGETVVYPHHGAALIEAIETRLIKGEEKKYLVLKVAQGDLTVRVPADNAEIVGVRDVVGQEGLDKVFEVLRAPHTEEPTNWSRRYKANLEKLASGDVNKVAEVVRDLWRREKDRGLSAGEKRMLAKARQILVSELALAEGTDEDKAEVLLDEVLATAS